The following are from one region of the Patescibacteria group bacterium genome:
- a CDS encoding D-alanine--D-alanine ligase family protein, with protein MRNKKINIAVIHGGPSNERDVSIKTSQQIAKVLPKNKYNVFLIEITKNKKWLYKGKFEAENSGKKYEIDILSDNNILKKKIDVAFIALHGKFGEDGKIQAMLDLIGLPYTGSGMLSSALGMSKIKSLELVAKNKIRIPKYLTLYKKNTNPDFSKNVEKNINYPCVVKPSESGSSIGISIVKNKNQFSKAIDSAFKEDNAIIIEQYIKGRELTCGIMGNTNRTELIALPIAEIIVKDSDFFDYKTKYFSNTVQEICPAKVNPKITKKVQELAKKIHSVLWCDGLTRSDFILSDADKKLYFLEINTIPGQTQASLCPKQAKAAGVKFSEFLEKQIDLAFKKHND; from the coding sequence ATGCGAAATAAAAAAATAAACATTGCGGTTATTCACGGAGGCCCTTCTAACGAAAGGGATGTTTCCATAAAAACCAGCCAGCAAATAGCCAAGGTATTGCCAAAAAATAAGTATAATGTTTTTTTAATTGAGATTACAAAAAATAAAAAATGGCTGTATAAAGGAAAATTTGAAGCTGAAAATAGCGGGAAAAAATATGAGATTGATATTCTATCTGATAATAATATTTTAAAAAAGAAAATTGATGTTGCTTTTATCGCTTTGCACGGAAAATTCGGAGAAGACGGAAAAATTCAGGCAATGCTTGATTTGATTGGATTGCCATATACTGGCTCAGGAATGTTGTCCAGCGCTTTGGGAATGAGTAAAATCAAAAGCTTAGAGCTTGTCGCGAAAAATAAAATTAGAATTCCAAAATATTTAACGCTTTATAAAAAAAATACTAATCCAGATTTTAGTAAAAATGTAGAAAAAAATATTAACTATCCATGCGTTGTAAAACCAAGCGAGTCAGGATCAAGCATTGGAATATCAATTGTAAAAAATAAAAATCAGTTTTCAAAAGCTATAGACAGCGCTTTTAAAGAAGATAACGCTATAATTATTGAGCAGTATATCAAAGGCAGGGAGCTTACTTGCGGAATTATGGGAAACACAAATCGGACAGAATTGATTGCTTTGCCAATAGCTGAAATTATTGTTAAAGACTCTGATTTTTTTGATTATAAAACTAAATATTTTTCAAATACTGTTCAAGAAATATGTCCGGCAAAAGTTAATCCTAAAATAACAAAAAAAGTTCAGGAGCTTGCGAAAAAAATTCATAGCGTTTTATGGTGTGATGGCTTAACCCGTTCAGATTTTATTTTATCAGACGCGGATAAAAAACTTTATTTTTTAGAAATTAACACAATTCCCGGACAGACACAAGCAAGCTTATGCCCAAAACAGGCAAAAGCCGCCGGAGTAAAATTCAGCGAATTTTTAGAAAAGCAAATTGATCTTGCCTTTAAAAAACATAATGATTAA